One window of Desulfarculus baarsii DSM 2075 genomic DNA carries:
- a CDS encoding glycerol-3-phosphate dehydrogenase/oxidase, giving the protein MQRFIERYDGRNYDVIIVGGGVTGAAIAYEAASRGLAVALIEKRDFGWATSAATSKMIHGGLRYLYYGELGLVRESLQERRILENIAPNYVYPLPILAPLYKSSWTVRAGLALYDLIAYDKKWTWDKDKRLPNHRMVAVDELMQMAPHVRPQGLESAALYYDCQSSFPERLTLAFVRSAVAMGAHVANHAQALDAICPLERRVGGVKARDLLSGAEIDLRGSLVVNCGGPWADLILQPGCAAEASPRIRRSEGIHFITPKLKSSWGVVLWTDDGRHLFVLPWRGHTLVGTTDKEYNGDPDNYRVTKQSVEELLATLNSCYGDGKLAYEDIVFAYGGLRPLVEDHVEGTYQASRRYEIHDNAAEGVEGLITIEGGKYTTSRNLAEKAMKVIGRKLGRDLPPSATAGKPLNGCEMRGVESFVAEMKNLHADFPADTVEVMARNYGAQCGQVLELARAEPELARRSAFDGEIMAGVAFAVRHEMARTLADAVLRRTGLGALGQPAPGVLEQAADICAAELGWSAEKRQREIDDVNGWLRLPID; this is encoded by the coding sequence ATGCAAAGGTTCATCGAACGCTACGATGGCCGCAACTACGACGTGATCATCGTCGGCGGCGGGGTCACCGGCGCGGCCATCGCCTACGAGGCGGCCTCGCGGGGGCTGGCGGTGGCGTTGATCGAAAAGCGCGACTTCGGCTGGGCCACCTCGGCGGCCACCTCCAAGATGATCCACGGCGGGCTGCGTTATCTTTATTATGGCGAGCTGGGCCTGGTGCGCGAGTCTTTGCAAGAGCGGCGCATCCTGGAGAACATCGCGCCCAACTATGTCTATCCGCTGCCGATTTTGGCCCCGCTCTACAAATCGTCGTGGACGGTGCGCGCGGGTCTGGCCCTCTACGACCTGATCGCCTACGACAAAAAATGGACCTGGGACAAGGACAAGCGCCTGCCCAACCACCGCATGGTCGCCGTTGACGAGCTGATGCAAATGGCCCCCCACGTGCGGCCCCAGGGCCTGGAGTCGGCGGCGCTCTATTACGATTGTCAAAGCTCTTTTCCCGAGCGCCTGACCCTGGCTTTTGTCCGTTCGGCCGTGGCCATGGGGGCTCACGTGGCCAACCACGCCCAGGCCCTGGACGCCATCTGCCCGCTGGAGCGCCGGGTGGGCGGCGTCAAGGCGCGCGACCTGCTCAGCGGCGCCGAAATCGACTTGCGCGGTTCGCTGGTGGTCAACTGCGGCGGGCCTTGGGCCGACCTGATTTTGCAACCGGGCTGCGCGGCCGAGGCCTCGCCGCGCATCCGGCGCTCGGAGGGCATCCACTTCATCACGCCCAAGCTCAAATCGAGCTGGGGCGTGGTGCTGTGGACCGACGACGGTCGGCACCTGTTCGTGCTGCCCTGGCGCGGGCACACGCTGGTGGGCACCACCGACAAAGAATACAACGGCGACCCGGACAACTACCGCGTGACCAAGCAAAGCGTCGAGGAGCTTTTGGCCACGCTCAACTCGTGCTACGGCGACGGCAAGCTGGCCTACGAGGACATCGTCTTCGCCTATGGCGGCCTGAGGCCCCTGGTCGAGGATCACGTGGAAGGCACCTATCAGGCCTCGCGGCGCTACGAGATCCACGACAACGCCGCCGAGGGCGTCGAGGGGCTGATCACCATCGAAGGCGGCAAGTACACCACCAGCCGCAACCTGGCCGAAAAGGCCATGAAGGTCATCGGCCGCAAGCTGGGCCGCGACCTGCCGCCATCGGCCACCGCTGGCAAGCCGCTCAACGGCTGCGAGATGCGCGGCGTGGAGTCCTTCGTGGCCGAGATGAAAAATCTGCACGCCGATTTTCCCGCCGACACGGTCGAGGTGATGGCTCGCAATTATGGCGCGCAGTGCGGCCAGGTGCTGGAGCTGGCCCGGGCCGAACCGGAGCTGGCCCGGCGCAGCGCTTTCGACGGCGAGATCATGGCCGGGGTCGCGTTCGCCGTGCGCCACGAGATGGCCCGCACCCTGGCCGACGCCGTGCTGCGGCGCACGGGCCTGGGCGCGCTGGGTCAGCCCGCGCCCGGCGTGCTGGAACAGGCCGCCGACATCTGCGCGGCCGAGCTGGGCTGGAGCGCCGAGAAACGCCAGCGCGAAATCGATGACGTGAATGGCTGGCTGCGCTTGCCCATTGATTGA
- a CDS encoding acyl-CoA dehydrogenase gives MGINYFKREARDYQFLLNEHFKMEDVLKYDAFADFAIDDLGMIIDEALKVGREVLGPANQDGDREGAVYHQDGSVTLPKSFHDAFAVMRENGWVSYANKPDFGGQGLPQGVAALVTEIFFGANMAFSMYTGFCSAAGRVIENYGTDEDKELFCTQLYSGEATGTMCLTEPDAGSDVGAARTKAVKDTSSDDPRIYFIEGVKRFISCGDHDMTENVIHLVLARIEGDPEGTKGLSLFIVPKIWVNPDGSLGEPNDVFTAGIEHKMGVHGSSTCTLNFGENGKCRGIILGEPRTGMPKMFQMMNEARLGCGMQALGLAASAYDSARIYAKERVQSAPFIDRRGKAVPIIQHEDVRRMLMNGKSVTEAVRALLFKIGYLTDIAENDPDEEKARHAEHLADLLLPIAKSYASDKGFEVIRDSIQAMGGVGYCSEFPVEQYARDMKIISIWEGTNYIQALDLIGRKMQLEGGKVFQGCLQSIFDFTAAHKDDADFAVDLKTLFKATQSVGDVAMRFMGYFGDGRAQLIPLAATRFQDSLAECILAQLMLEQGMVAREKLKTVDPKSADGIFYTGKVASAKYFCRNILPSVFGRYSALTIEDDTAITIPEECF, from the coding sequence ATGGGCATCAATTACTTCAAGCGCGAAGCCAGGGACTACCAGTTTTTGCTCAATGAGCACTTCAAGATGGAAGACGTGCTCAAATACGACGCCTTCGCCGATTTCGCCATCGACGACCTGGGCATGATCATCGACGAAGCCCTCAAGGTGGGCCGCGAGGTGCTGGGGCCGGCCAACCAGGACGGCGACCGCGAGGGCGCGGTCTATCACCAGGACGGCTCGGTCACCCTGCCCAAGAGCTTCCACGACGCCTTCGCGGTCATGCGCGAAAACGGCTGGGTCTCCTACGCCAACAAGCCCGACTTCGGCGGCCAGGGCCTGCCCCAGGGCGTGGCCGCGCTGGTCACCGAGATCTTCTTCGGCGCCAACATGGCCTTTTCGATGTACACCGGCTTCTGCTCGGCGGCCGGCCGCGTCATCGAAAACTACGGCACCGACGAGGACAAGGAACTCTTCTGCACCCAGCTTTATTCCGGCGAGGCCACCGGCACCATGTGCCTGACCGAGCCCGACGCCGGCAGCGACGTGGGCGCCGCCCGCACCAAGGCCGTCAAGGACACCTCCAGCGACGACCCGCGCATCTACTTCATCGAGGGCGTCAAGCGCTTCATCTCCTGCGGCGACCATGACATGACCGAAAACGTCATCCATCTGGTCTTGGCCCGCATCGAGGGCGATCCCGAGGGCACCAAGGGCCTGAGCCTGTTCATCGTGCCCAAGATCTGGGTCAACCCCGACGGCTCGCTGGGCGAGCCCAACGACGTCTTCACCGCCGGCATCGAGCACAAGATGGGCGTGCACGGCTCGTCGACCTGCACGCTCAACTTCGGCGAAAACGGCAAGTGCCGCGGCATCATCCTGGGTGAGCCCCGCACCGGCATGCCCAAGATGTTCCAGATGATGAACGAAGCCCGCCTGGGTTGCGGCATGCAGGCCCTGGGCCTGGCCGCCAGCGCCTACGACAGCGCCCGCATCTACGCCAAGGAGCGCGTCCAGAGCGCGCCGTTCATCGACCGCCGCGGCAAGGCCGTGCCGATCATCCAGCACGAGGACGTGCGCCGCATGCTCATGAACGGCAAGTCCGTCACCGAGGCCGTGCGCGCCCTGCTGTTCAAGATCGGCTACCTCACCGACATCGCCGAAAACGACCCCGACGAGGAGAAGGCCCGTCACGCCGAGCACCTGGCCGACCTGCTGCTGCCCATCGCCAAGAGCTACGCCTCCGACAAGGGCTTCGAGGTCATCCGCGACAGCATCCAGGCCATGGGCGGCGTGGGCTACTGCTCCGAGTTCCCGGTCGAGCAATACGCCCGCGACATGAAGATCATCAGCATCTGGGAAGGCACCAACTACATCCAGGCCCTGGACCTGATCGGCCGCAAGATGCAGCTCGAGGGCGGCAAGGTCTTCCAGGGTTGCCTGCAGTCGATCTTCGACTTCACCGCCGCCCACAAGGACGACGCCGACTTCGCCGTGGACCTGAAGACCCTCTTCAAGGCCACCCAGAGCGTGGGCGACGTGGCCATGCGCTTCATGGGCTACTTCGGCGACGGCCGCGCCCAGTTGATCCCCCTGGCCGCCACCCGCTTCCAGGACAGCCTGGCCGAGTGCATCCTGGCCCAGTTGATGCTCGAGCAGGGCATGGTCGCCCGCGAAAAGCTCAAGACCGTCGATCCCAAGAGCGCCGACGGCATTTTCTACACCGGCAAAGTGGCCTCGGCCAAATACTTCTGCCGCAACATTCTGCCCAGCGTCTTCGGCCGCTACAGCGCCCTGACCATCGAGGATGACACCGCCATCACCATCCCCGAGGAGTGCTTCTAG
- a CDS encoding Rid family detoxifying hydrolase: MSERAIGAVCPAGGPAAAGPYSHGVVAGDFLFVSGQLPVEPSSGQVVGPDIEPATRQALANLAAVCRAAGAALADVVKTTVFLADLSQFERFNEVYATHFGQPAPARATLQAAALPKGVALMIEAVVYLGGRRA; this comes from the coding sequence ATGAGCGAAAGGGCGATCGGGGCGGTTTGCCCCGCGGGCGGGCCGGCGGCGGCCGGGCCTTATTCCCACGGCGTGGTCGCCGGCGATTTTCTTTTTGTCTCGGGGCAACTGCCCGTGGAGCCGTCCAGCGGCCAGGTGGTGGGCCCGGATATCGAGCCGGCCACGCGCCAGGCGCTGGCCAACCTGGCGGCCGTCTGCCGGGCGGCCGGGGCCGCATTGGCCGATGTGGTGAAAACCACGGTCTTTTTGGCCGACCTGTCCCAGTTCGAGCGTTTCAATGAGGTTTACGCGACCCATTTCGGCCAGCCCGCGCCGGCCCGCGCCACCTTGCAGGCGGCGGCCCTGCCCAAGGGCGTGGCCCTGATGATCGAGGCCGTGGTTTATCTGGGCGGGCGGAGGGCGTGA